The following are from one region of the Streptomyces rubrogriseus genome:
- the polA gene encoding DNA polymerase I: MAKTASKKTDSTSGGRPRLMLMDGHSLAYRAFFALPAENFTTATGQPTNAIYGFASMLANTLRDEAPTHFAVAFDVSRKTWRSEEFTEYKANRSKTPDEFKGQVELIGELLDSMHVPRFAVEGFEADDVIATLATQAEAEGFDVLIVTGDRDSFQLVSEHTTVLYPTKGVSELTRFTPEKVFEKYGLTPAQYPDFAALRGDPSDNLPGIPGVGEKTAAKWINQFGSFAELVERVDEVKGKAGQNLRDHLENVKLNRRLTELERRVELPRTVTDLERTAYDRKGVAVILDTLEIRNPSLRERLYAVDPGAEEAEATPVVADGVELDGTVLGTGELAGWLAEHGAQPLGVATVDTWALGTGSVAEVALAASDGKAAWFDPTEIDEADETAFRSWLSDADRPKVFHNAKGAMRVFAEHGWSVAGVGMDTALAAYLVKPGRRSFDLDALSLEYLHRELAPAAAADGQLAFGADEGAEAEVLMVQARAILDLGETFESRLADVGAADLLRDMELPTSALLARMERHGIAADREHLQAMEQMFAGAVRQAVKEAHAAAGREFNLGSPKQLQEVLFGELNLPKTKKTKTGYTTDADALAWLAAQTDNELPVIMLRHREQAKLRVTVEGLIKTIAADGRIHTTFNQTVAATGRLSSTDPNLQNIPVRTDEGRAIRRGFVVGEGFESLMTADYSQIELRVMAHLSEDAGLTEAFTSGEDLHTTAAAQVFSVEQSAVDAEMRRKIKAMSYGLAYGLSAFGLSQQLNIEAAEARGLMDAYFERFGGVRDYLRRVVDEARATGYTATLFGRRRYLPDLNSDNRQRREAAERMALNAPIQGTAADIVKIAMLNVDKALREADLRSRMLLQVHDEIVLEIAPGERAAAEELVRREMANAVQLRVPLGVSVGAGPDWESAAH, translated from the coding sequence GTGGCGAAGACAGCATCGAAGAAGACCGACAGCACCTCCGGCGGCCGACCGCGGCTGATGCTCATGGACGGGCACTCGCTGGCGTACCGCGCGTTCTTCGCGCTGCCCGCGGAGAACTTCACGACCGCGACGGGCCAGCCGACCAACGCGATCTACGGGTTCGCGTCGATGCTGGCCAACACCCTGCGTGACGAGGCGCCCACGCACTTCGCGGTGGCGTTCGACGTCTCCCGCAAGACCTGGCGGTCCGAGGAGTTCACCGAGTACAAGGCGAACCGCTCCAAGACCCCGGACGAGTTCAAGGGGCAGGTGGAGCTGATCGGCGAGCTGCTCGACTCCATGCACGTGCCCCGGTTCGCCGTCGAGGGCTTCGAGGCGGACGACGTCATCGCCACCCTCGCCACCCAGGCCGAGGCCGAGGGCTTCGACGTCCTGATCGTCACCGGCGACCGGGACTCCTTCCAGCTGGTCAGCGAGCACACCACGGTCCTCTATCCGACCAAGGGCGTCTCCGAGCTGACCCGCTTCACCCCGGAGAAGGTCTTCGAGAAGTACGGGCTCACCCCCGCCCAGTACCCCGACTTCGCGGCGCTGCGCGGCGACCCGTCCGACAACCTGCCGGGCATCCCGGGCGTCGGCGAGAAGACCGCCGCGAAGTGGATCAACCAGTTCGGATCGTTCGCGGAGCTGGTCGAGCGCGTCGACGAGGTCAAGGGCAAGGCCGGGCAGAACCTGCGCGACCACCTGGAGAACGTGAAGCTCAACCGCCGACTCACCGAGCTGGAGCGGCGCGTCGAGCTGCCGAGGACCGTCACCGACCTGGAGCGGACGGCCTACGACCGCAAGGGCGTCGCGGTGATCCTGGACACCCTGGAGATCCGCAACCCCTCGCTGCGCGAGCGGCTCTACGCCGTCGACCCGGGCGCCGAGGAGGCCGAGGCCACCCCGGTGGTCGCGGACGGCGTCGAGCTGGACGGCACCGTGCTGGGCACGGGTGAGCTGGCCGGCTGGCTCGCCGAGCACGGCGCGCAGCCGCTCGGCGTGGCCACCGTCGACACCTGGGCCCTGGGCACCGGCTCGGTGGCCGAGGTCGCGCTCGCCGCCTCCGACGGGAAGGCCGCCTGGTTCGACCCGACGGAGATCGACGAGGCCGACGAGACGGCGTTCCGCTCCTGGCTCTCCGACGCGGACCGGCCCAAGGTCTTCCACAACGCCAAGGGCGCGATGCGCGTCTTCGCCGAGCACGGCTGGAGCGTCGCCGGCGTGGGCATGGACACCGCGCTGGCCGCCTACCTGGTCAAGCCCGGCCGCCGCTCCTTCGACCTGGACGCGCTCTCCCTGGAGTACCTGCACCGCGAGCTGGCCCCCGCCGCCGCGGCCGACGGACAGCTCGCCTTCGGCGCGGACGAGGGCGCCGAGGCCGAGGTGCTGATGGTGCAGGCCCGCGCGATCCTCGACCTGGGCGAGACGTTCGAGAGCCGCCTGGCCGACGTCGGCGCCGCCGACCTGCTGCGCGACATGGAGCTGCCCACGTCCGCGCTGCTCGCCCGCATGGAGCGGCACGGCATCGCGGCCGACCGGGAGCACCTCCAGGCCATGGAGCAGATGTTCGCGGGCGCCGTCCGGCAGGCGGTCAAGGAGGCCCACGCGGCGGCCGGACGCGAGTTCAACCTGGGCTCGCCCAAGCAGCTCCAGGAAGTCCTCTTCGGCGAGCTGAACCTGCCGAAGACCAAGAAGACCAAGACCGGCTACACCACCGACGCCGACGCCCTGGCCTGGCTCGCCGCCCAGACGGACAACGAGCTGCCGGTGATCATGCTCCGCCACCGCGAGCAGGCCAAGCTGCGCGTCACGGTGGAGGGCCTGATCAAGACGATCGCCGCGGACGGCCGCATCCACACCACGTTCAACCAGACGGTCGCCGCGACCGGCCGCCTCTCGTCCACGGACCCGAACCTGCAGAACATCCCGGTCCGCACCGACGAGGGCCGCGCCATCCGCCGCGGCTTCGTGGTCGGCGAGGGGTTCGAGTCCCTGATGACGGCCGACTACAGCCAGATCGAGCTGCGCGTGATGGCCCACCTGTCCGAGGACGCGGGCCTGACCGAGGCGTTCACGTCCGGCGAGGACCTGCACACCACCGCCGCCGCCCAGGTCTTCTCCGTCGAGCAGTCGGCCGTGGACGCGGAGATGCGCCGCAAGATCAAGGCCATGTCCTACGGACTCGCGTACGGGCTCTCGGCCTTCGGCCTCTCGCAGCAGCTGAACATCGAGGCGGCCGAGGCCCGCGGCCTGATGGACGCCTACTTCGAGCGCTTCGGCGGCGTTCGCGACTACCTGCGCCGGGTCGTCGACGAGGCACGGGCCACGGGATACACGGCGACCCTCTTCGGCCGCCGCCGCTACCTCCCCGACCTCAACAGCGACAACCGCCAGCGCCGCGAGGCGGCCGAGCGGATGGCCCTGAACGCGCCGATCCAGGGCACGGCGGCCGACATCGTCAAGATCGCCATGCTCAACGTGGACAAGGCGCTGCGCGAGGCCGACCTCAGGTCCCGCATGCTCCTCCAGGTCCACGACGAAATCGTCCTGGAGATCGCTCCGGGCGAGCGGGCCGCGGCGGAGGAACTGGTCCGCCGCGAAATGGCCAACGCGGTGCAGCTCAGGGTCCCCCTGGGCGTCTCGGTCGGCGCGGGCCCGGACTGGGAATCGGCGGCGCACTAG
- a CDS encoding lytic transglycosylase domain-containing protein, whose product MAAHFDRRLRKAAVTTTVAAVAVAALSASQAPDVTADGNGRQTTADNAPTSDTPPEESATGNSRYYTDLPPLNSPSPAPTTGTPASRGSSEAGIPATVLDAYKKAESELRRAKPGCNLPWQLLAAIGKVESGQARGGRVDANGTTIGRIIGPQLDGNGFALIKDTDNGVYDGNSRYDNAVGPMQFIPSTWAWAGRDGNSDGKEDPNNVYDAALAAGHYLCRNGWDLADQADLKRAILSYNNSQDYLNTVLSWLEYYRKGTHEIPDGTGSLPVGRSDDPTSGTRSPGRGTGASSRPQTPGTATPSPGRSPSRPPASGRPTDPGGPSTSPSTPPTDPAPPTETPTPTDTVHHLENAGATGFTAIAGDTFAEKISTRAETKAGEAVGKVRVRFTVLGDTDATFTGGEKVAAVTTNPSGVAVAPALVAGEQTGGFTVRATVIGRTVPGLDYKATVTERVADALTSTGETELTCTPGGEFADPIEVKATLKGAVADQVAVTATLIKSKDDPAENDKGPYFEDADGKAVRTLTGRTTDAKGLLELPKLYADDAEGTYILRLTTPGGATLDITLKVAKAADPTPDPSTDPSTAPSTEPSTEPAA is encoded by the coding sequence ATGGCGGCGCATTTCGACAGGAGGCTCCGCAAGGCGGCGGTCACCACCACCGTGGCGGCGGTCGCGGTCGCGGCCCTGTCCGCGTCCCAGGCCCCCGACGTCACGGCCGACGGCAACGGCAGACAGACCACCGCCGACAACGCGCCGACGTCCGACACTCCCCCCGAGGAGAGCGCCACCGGCAACTCGCGCTACTACACCGACCTGCCGCCCCTCAACAGCCCCAGCCCGGCTCCGACCACGGGCACCCCCGCGTCGCGCGGTTCGTCCGAGGCCGGCATCCCCGCGACCGTCCTCGACGCCTACAAGAAGGCCGAGTCCGAGCTGCGCCGGGCCAAGCCCGGCTGCAACCTGCCGTGGCAACTGCTCGCCGCCATCGGCAAGGTGGAGTCCGGCCAGGCCCGCGGCGGCCGCGTGGACGCCAACGGCACCACCATCGGCCGCATCATCGGCCCGCAGCTCGACGGCAACGGCTTCGCCCTCATCAAGGACACCGACAACGGCGTCTACGACGGCAACAGCAGGTACGACAACGCCGTCGGCCCGATGCAGTTCATCCCGTCCACCTGGGCGTGGGCGGGCCGCGACGGCAACAGCGACGGCAAGGAAGACCCCAACAACGTCTACGACGCCGCCCTCGCCGCCGGCCACTACCTGTGCCGCAACGGCTGGGACCTTGCCGACCAGGCCGACCTGAAGCGCGCGATCCTCAGCTACAACAACTCGCAGGACTACCTGAACACGGTCCTGTCGTGGCTGGAGTACTACCGCAAGGGCACCCACGAGATCCCGGACGGCACCGGCAGCCTCCCGGTGGGCCGCAGCGACGACCCCACCTCCGGCACCCGTTCCCCGGGGCGCGGCACGGGTGCGAGCAGCCGCCCCCAGACCCCCGGCACGGCGACGCCCAGTCCGGGCCGGAGCCCGAGCAGGCCGCCGGCCTCGGGCAGGCCCACCGATCCCGGAGGCCCGAGCACCAGCCCCTCCACGCCGCCCACGGACCCGGCGCCGCCGACCGAGACCCCCACGCCCACCGACACCGTTCACCACCTGGAGAACGCCGGCGCCACGGGGTTCACCGCGATCGCGGGCGACACGTTCGCCGAGAAGATCAGCACCCGCGCCGAGACCAAGGCCGGAGAGGCCGTCGGCAAGGTGCGCGTCCGCTTCACCGTCCTGGGCGACACGGACGCCACCTTCACCGGCGGTGAGAAGGTCGCCGCGGTCACCACCAACCCCTCCGGCGTGGCCGTCGCGCCCGCACTGGTGGCGGGCGAGCAGACCGGTGGGTTCACCGTCCGCGCCACCGTCATCGGCCGTACCGTCCCCGGCCTCGACTACAAGGCCACCGTCACCGAGCGCGTCGCCGACGCCCTCACCAGCACCGGCGAGACCGAGCTGACCTGCACGCCGGGCGGCGAGTTCGCCGACCCGATCGAGGTGAAGGCCACGCTCAAGGGCGCCGTCGCGGACCAGGTCGCCGTCACCGCGACCCTCATCAAGTCCAAGGACGACCCGGCCGAGAACGACAAGGGTCCCTACTTCGAGGACGCCGACGGGAAGGCCGTCCGTACGCTGACCGGCCGGACGACCGACGCCAAGGGCCTGCTGGAGCTGCCCAAGCTGTACGCCGACGACGCGGAGGGCACGTACATCCTGCGCCTCACCACGCCGGGCGGCGCCACGCTCGACATCACCCTGAAGGTGGCCAAGGCGGCCGACCCGACGCCGGACCCGTCGACCGATCCGTCGACCGCCCCCTCCACCGAGCCGTCGACCGAACCTGCGGCGTAG
- a CDS encoding class I SAM-dependent methyltransferase translates to MQEGVEASEPEATRRAAGVTESSRANRGWWDRNADEYQTEHGTFLGDDRFVWCPEGLDEVEAELLGPPEDLKGKDVLEIGAGAAQCSRWLTAQGARPVALDLSHRQLQHALRIGVSFPLVCADASVLPFADGSFDLACSAYGALPFVADPRLVLREVRRVLRPGGRFVFSVTHPLRWAFPDEPGPEGLSVSASYFDRTPYVEQDDDGLAVYVEHHRTLGDRVRDVVTSGFRLVDLVEPEWPDWNTSEWGGWSPLRGHLIPGTAIFVCERD, encoded by the coding sequence ATCCAAGAGGGAGTCGAAGCATCCGAACCCGAGGCCACCCGGCGTGCCGCCGGGGTCACTGAGAGTTCCCGCGCCAACCGCGGCTGGTGGGACCGGAACGCGGACGAGTACCAGACCGAGCACGGCACCTTCCTCGGCGACGACCGCTTCGTGTGGTGTCCCGAGGGCCTGGACGAGGTGGAGGCGGAGCTGCTCGGCCCGCCGGAGGACCTGAAGGGCAAGGACGTCCTGGAGATCGGCGCCGGCGCGGCCCAGTGTTCGCGCTGGCTGACCGCCCAGGGTGCCCGTCCGGTGGCCCTCGACCTCTCCCACCGCCAGCTCCAGCACGCCCTGCGCATCGGCGTCTCGTTCCCCCTGGTGTGCGCCGACGCGTCGGTGCTGCCCTTCGCGGACGGCTCGTTCGACCTGGCGTGCTCGGCGTACGGGGCGCTGCCATTCGTCGCCGACCCGCGGCTGGTGCTGCGGGAGGTGCGCCGGGTGCTGCGGCCCGGCGGCCGCTTCGTCTTCTCGGTCACGCACCCGCTGCGCTGGGCGTTCCCGGACGAGCCGGGCCCCGAGGGGCTGTCGGTCTCCGCCTCGTACTTCGACCGGACGCCGTACGTCGAGCAGGACGACGACGGCCTCGCGGTGTACGTCGAGCACCACAGGACGCTCGGTGACCGGGTGCGGGACGTGGTGACGTCCGGGTTCCGGCTGGTGGACCTGGTGGAGCCGGAGTGGCCGGACTGGAACACCTCGGAGTGGGGCGGCTGGTCGCCGCTGCGCGGGCATCTGATCCCGGGGACGGCGATCTTCGTCTGCGAGCGCGACTGA
- the rpsA gene encoding 30S ribosomal protein S1: MTSSTETTATTPQVAVNDIGNEEAFLAAIDETIKYFNDGDIVDGVIVKVDRDEVLLDIGYKTEGVIPSRELSIKHDVDPNEVVAVGDEIEALVLQKEDKEGRLILSKKRAQYERAWGTIEKIKEEDGIVTGTVIEVVKGGLILDIGLRGFLPASLVEMRRVRDLQPYVGKELEAKIIELDKNRNNVVLSRRAWLEQTQSEVRQTFLTTLQKGQVRSGVVSSIVNFGAFVDLGGVDGLVHVSELSWKHIDHPSEVVEVGQEVTVEVLDVDMDRERVSLSLKATQEDPWQQFARTHQIGQVVPGKVTKLVPFGAFVRVDEGIEGLVHISELAERHVEIPEQVVQVNDEIFVKVIDIDLERRRISLSLKQANEAFGADPSTVEFDPTLYGMAASYDDQGNYIYPEGFDPETNDWLEGYETQREAWETQYAEAQQRFEQHQAQVIKSREADEKAAAEGVDTAGAAQAASGGGGGGGSYSSEGGDNSGALASDEALAALREKLAGGQS, encoded by the coding sequence ATGACGAGCAGCACCGAGACCACCGCCACCACCCCGCAGGTTGCGGTCAACGACATCGGTAACGAGGAAGCCTTCCTCGCCGCGATCGACGAGACGATCAAGTACTTCAACGACGGCGACATCGTCGACGGCGTCATCGTGAAGGTCGACCGGGACGAGGTCCTGCTCGACATCGGTTACAAGACCGAAGGTGTCATCCCGAGCCGCGAGCTCTCGATCAAGCACGACGTCGACCCCAACGAGGTCGTCGCCGTCGGTGACGAGATCGAGGCCCTTGTTCTCCAGAAGGAGGACAAGGAAGGCCGCCTGATCCTCTCGAAGAAGCGTGCCCAGTACGAGCGGGCCTGGGGCACCATCGAGAAGATCAAGGAAGAGGACGGCATCGTCACCGGTACCGTCATCGAGGTCGTCAAGGGTGGTCTCATCCTCGACATCGGCCTCCGCGGCTTCCTCCCGGCCTCCCTGGTCGAGATGCGCCGCGTCCGCGACCTCCAGCCCTACGTGGGCAAGGAGCTCGAGGCGAAGATCATCGAGCTGGACAAGAACCGCAACAACGTGGTCCTGTCCCGCCGTGCCTGGCTGGAGCAGACCCAGTCCGAGGTCCGCCAGACGTTCCTCACGACCCTCCAGAAGGGTCAGGTCCGTTCCGGCGTCGTCTCCTCGATCGTCAACTTCGGTGCCTTCGTGGACCTGGGTGGCGTCGACGGTCTGGTCCACGTCTCCGAGCTGTCCTGGAAGCACATCGACCACCCGTCCGAGGTCGTCGAGGTCGGCCAGGAGGTCACCGTCGAGGTCCTCGACGTCGACATGGACCGCGAGCGTGTCTCCCTGTCGCTGAAGGCGACCCAGGAAGACCCGTGGCAGCAGTTCGCCCGCACCCACCAGATCGGCCAGGTCGTGCCCGGCAAGGTCACGAAGCTGGTTCCGTTCGGTGCGTTCGTCCGCGTGGACGAGGGCATCGAGGGTCTGGTCCACATCTCCGAGCTGGCCGAGCGCCACGTGGAGATCCCGGAGCAGGTCGTCCAGGTCAACGACGAGATCTTCGTCAAGGTCATCGACATCGACCTCGAGCGCCGCCGCATCAGCCTCTCGCTGAAGCAGGCCAACGAGGCCTTCGGTGCCGACCCGTCCACGGTCGAGTTCGACCCGACCCTGTACGGCATGGCCGCGTCCTACGACGACCAGGGCAACTACATCTACCCCGAGGGCTTCGACCCCGAGACCAACGACTGGCTCGAGGGCTACGAGACCCAGCGCGAGGCCTGGGAGACGCAGTACGCCGAGGCCCAGCAGCGCTTCGAGCAGCACCAGGCGCAGGTCATCAAGTCCCGCGAGGCGGACGAGAAGGCCGCTGCCGAGGGTGTCGACACCGCGGGTGCGGCCCAGGCCGCGTCCGGTGGCGGCGGTGGCGGCGGCTCCTACTCCTCCGAGGGTGGCGACAACTCCGGCGCCCTGGCGTCGGACGAGGCGCTGGCCGCGCTGCGCGAGAAGCTGGCCGGCGGCCAGAGCTGA
- a CDS encoding PAC2 family protein: MLDPQDLYTWEPKGLAVVDMALAQESAGLVMLYHFDGYIDAGETGDQIVDQVLDSLPHQVVARFDHDRLVDYRARRPLLTFKRDTWSDYEEPTIEVRLVQDATGAPFLFLSGPEPDVEWERFAAAVGQIVERLGVRLSVSFHGIPMGVPHTRPVGITPHGSRTDLVPGHRSPFEEAQVPGSAEALVEYRLAQAGHDVLGVAAHVPHYVARSAYPDAALTVLEAITAATGLVLPGIAHSLRTDAHRTQTEIDRQIQEGDEELIALVQGLEHQYDAAAGAETRGNMLAEPVEIPSADEIGREFERFLAEREGDG, from the coding sequence GTGCTTGATCCGCAGGATTTGTACACCTGGGAGCCGAAGGGCCTCGCCGTCGTCGACATGGCACTCGCCCAGGAGTCGGCCGGACTGGTCATGCTGTACCACTTCGACGGATACATCGACGCCGGGGAGACCGGCGACCAGATCGTCGACCAGGTGCTCGACTCGCTGCCCCACCAGGTCGTCGCCCGTTTCGACCACGACCGGCTCGTGGACTACCGGGCCCGCCGGCCGCTGCTGACCTTCAAGCGGGACACCTGGTCGGACTACGAGGAACCCACCATCGAGGTGCGGCTCGTCCAGGACGCCACCGGCGCACCCTTCCTGTTCCTGTCCGGTCCCGAGCCGGACGTGGAGTGGGAGCGCTTCGCCGCGGCCGTGGGGCAGATCGTGGAGCGGCTGGGCGTCCGCCTGTCGGTGAGCTTCCACGGCATTCCCATGGGCGTCCCGCACACCCGGCCCGTCGGCATCACCCCGCACGGCAGCCGGACCGACCTCGTGCCGGGCCACCGCAGCCCCTTCGAGGAGGCGCAGGTCCCCGGCAGCGCGGAGGCACTCGTCGAGTACCGGCTCGCGCAGGCCGGCCACGACGTGCTCGGCGTCGCCGCGCACGTCCCGCACTACGTCGCCCGCTCCGCGTACCCGGACGCGGCGCTGACCGTCCTGGAGGCGATCACCGCGGCGACCGGCCTGGTCCTGCCGGGCATCGCGCACTCCCTGCGCACGGACGCCCACCGCACCCAGACGGAGATCGACCGGCAGATCCAGGAGGGCGACGAGGAGCTCATCGCCCTCGTCCAGGGCCTCGAGCACCAGTACGACGCGGCCGCCGGTGCCGAGACCCGCGGCAACATGCTCGCCGAACCCGTCGAGATCCCCTCCGCCGACGAGATCGGCCGCGAGTTCGAACGGTTCCTCGCCGAGCGGGAGGGCGACGGCTGA
- the coaE gene encoding dephospho-CoA kinase, protein MLRVGLTGGIGAGKSEVSRLLVEHGAVLIDADRIAREVVAPGTPGLAAVVAAFGEEILAEDGSLDRPKLGSIVFADPEKLAVLNGIVHPLVRERSSALEEAAAEDAVVVHDVPLLTENGLAPLYDLVVVVDAAPATQLDRLVRLRGMTEQDARARMAAQATREQRREIADVVVDNDVPLQELRRRVKEVWDELVRGAHTE, encoded by the coding sequence ATGCTGAGGGTTGGTCTGACCGGCGGGATCGGCGCCGGCAAGAGCGAGGTGTCACGGCTCCTCGTGGAGCACGGTGCCGTACTGATCGACGCCGACAGGATCGCGCGCGAGGTCGTCGCCCCCGGGACACCGGGGCTCGCCGCGGTCGTGGCGGCGTTCGGCGAGGAGATCCTGGCCGAGGACGGCAGCCTGGACCGGCCGAAACTCGGCTCGATCGTGTTCGCCGACCCCGAGAAGCTGGCCGTCCTGAACGGCATCGTGCACCCCCTGGTCCGCGAGCGCTCCAGTGCCCTCGAGGAGGCCGCCGCCGAGGACGCCGTCGTCGTCCACGACGTCCCCCTGCTCACGGAGAACGGCCTGGCGCCGCTGTACGACCTCGTGGTCGTCGTGGACGCCGCCCCCGCCACCCAGCTCGACCGGCTGGTGCGGCTGCGCGGCATGACCGAGCAGGACGCACGGGCCCGCATGGCGGCCCAGGCGACGCGCGAGCAGCGCCGGGAGATCGCGGACGTGGTCGTCGACAACGACGTACCGCTTCAGGAGCTGCGGCGGCGCGTCAAGGAGGTCTGGGACGAACTGGTGCGCGGGGCGCACACGGAATAG
- a CDS encoding tetratricopeptide repeat protein codes for MPETSGPTGRTPETDVIDFRAAEQLLAARDPRGAVKLLDGVIGAHPENTAARLLRARAFFAAAQLRPAELEFTIVLEREPDNAFAHFALARTFERRGCPGQARRHFRLAAALDPNPEYLQQARFDS; via the coding sequence GTGCCCGAGACAAGCGGTCCGACCGGACGTACTCCGGAGACGGATGTCATCGACTTCCGTGCCGCCGAGCAACTGCTCGCGGCCCGGGACCCGCGCGGCGCGGTGAAACTGCTCGACGGTGTCATCGGCGCCCACCCCGAGAACACGGCCGCCCGGCTGCTGCGCGCGCGTGCCTTCTTCGCGGCGGCGCAACTGCGTCCGGCCGAGCTGGAGTTCACCATCGTCCTGGAGCGCGAGCCGGATAACGCGTTCGCGCACTTCGCCCTCGCCCGCACCTTTGAGCGCCGGGGCTGCCCCGGCCAGGCCCGGCGCCACTTCCGGCTGGCCGCGGCCCTGGACCCGAACCCGGAGTACCTGCAGCAGGCGCGCTTCGACTCCTGA
- a CDS encoding DUF6343 family protein, translating to MRTGSEPATARSALRARFWLSLWGLAWAIFGTAVFALTGHFGWALACGVLWLVVTADLTVILRHLRQGPHYQPGRDIPPYPPPRR from the coding sequence ATGCGTACGGGCAGTGAACCGGCCACCGCGCGCAGTGCCCTGCGGGCGCGGTTCTGGCTGAGCCTGTGGGGGCTGGCCTGGGCGATCTTCGGCACGGCCGTCTTCGCGCTCACGGGGCACTTCGGCTGGGCGCTCGCCTGCGGGGTGCTGTGGCTCGTCGTCACGGCCGACCTGACGGTGATCCTCCGGCACCTCCGCCAGGGCCCGCACTACCAGCCGGGCCGGGACATCCCGCCGTACCCGCCGCCCAGGCGCTGA
- a CDS encoding class I SAM-dependent methyltransferase produces MREGHQGTGPGAITPDGCAVELYSRLPAGAEPDIVAAVVPEGARILELGSGVGRMTHPLLERGFEVTAVDESAEMLERVRGARTVCSPIEDLDLGERFDVVMLASFLVHAGDVEVRRGLLRTCARHVAEDGCVLIQREGADYHTNLPRERVDPSGFTIRILSADPVGDGVNSVRAEYEFPDAVWTQTFRARPLTREQFEEALGEAGLAVDRYLTDDGTWVRAVPVRQG; encoded by the coding sequence ATGCGAGAGGGACACCAGGGGACGGGGCCCGGGGCGATCACCCCGGACGGCTGCGCGGTCGAGCTCTATTCGCGGCTGCCGGCCGGAGCCGAGCCGGACATCGTCGCCGCCGTCGTGCCCGAGGGCGCGCGGATACTGGAGCTGGGCAGCGGGGTGGGGCGGATGACGCACCCCCTGCTGGAGAGGGGGTTCGAGGTCACCGCGGTGGACGAGTCCGCCGAGATGCTGGAGCGCGTGCGCGGGGCGCGCACCGTATGCAGCCCGATCGAGGACCTCGACCTCGGCGAGCGCTTCGACGTCGTGATGCTGGCGTCGTTCCTGGTGCACGCCGGGGACGTCGAGGTGCGGCGGGGCCTGCTGCGCACCTGCGCCCGGCACGTGGCGGAGGACGGCTGTGTACTGATCCAGCGGGAGGGGGCGGATTACCACACGAATCTGCCGCGTGAGCGGGTGGATCCCAGCGGCTTCACCATCCGGATCCTGTCCGCGGACCCGGTGGGTGACGGCGTCAACTCGGTCCGGGCGGAGTACGAGTTCCCGGACGCGGTCTGGACCCAGACCTTCCGGGCCCGGCCACTGACCAGGGAGCAGTTCGAGGAGGCACTGGGGGAGGCGGGACTCGCGGTGGACCGGTATCTCACCGACGACGGGACGTGGGTGCGGGCCGTGCCCGTGCGGCAGGGGTAG
- a CDS encoding DoxX family protein — translation MSETTARPASAPTAAVPARPRGLRVALRVVQVLLALFFAVASALPKLIAHSSAADTFAEMGWGDAGMYAIGVLELTGAVALLVPVLQSVAATALSALMVGAFVVQLTYFDGANAATPLILMVPLLVVARARRGHNEELRRLLRARILRG, via the coding sequence ATGTCCGAAACCACCGCTCGCCCCGCCTCCGCCCCCACCGCCGCCGTCCCGGCCCGCCCGCGCGGCCTCCGGGTCGCCTTGCGCGTCGTGCAGGTGCTCCTCGCGCTGTTCTTCGCCGTCGCGAGCGCCCTGCCCAAGCTGATCGCGCACTCCTCGGCGGCCGACACCTTCGCCGAGATGGGCTGGGGCGACGCGGGCATGTACGCCATCGGTGTCCTCGAGCTGACGGGAGCGGTCGCCCTGCTCGTCCCGGTGCTGCAATCGGTGGCGGCGACGGCGCTGAGCGCGCTGATGGTGGGCGCGTTCGTCGTCCAGCTCACCTACTTCGACGGTGCGAACGCGGCGACACCGCTGATCCTGATGGTGCCGCTCCTGGTCGTCGCCCGGGCCCGCCGCGGGCACAACGAGGAGCTGCGCCGACTGCTGCGCGCCCGGATCCTGCGCGGCTGA
- a CDS encoding RNA-binding S4 domain-containing protein, with translation MASEHDEGGSGPVAAPRDGAAAAAGTPDPKTATPDPKTAADPKTAAAIAAAEAAGPQNGESVRVDSWIWAVRLIKTRSLGATACRGGHVRVNGERVKPAYSLRVGDEVRLRQEGRERVVVVKRLIRKRVGAPVAVQCYIDNSPPPPPREAVAPAGIRDRGAGRPTKRDRREMDRLRGLEGLSSSRRDAGTRP, from the coding sequence ATGGCTTCCGAGCACGACGAAGGCGGGAGCGGCCCGGTGGCCGCACCGCGGGACGGCGCCGCTGCCGCGGCCGGGACACCGGACCCGAAGACGGCGACACCGGACCCGAAGACGGCCGCGGACCCGAAGACGGCGGCGGCGATCGCCGCCGCCGAGGCGGCCGGGCCGCAGAACGGGGAGAGCGTCCGCGTGGACAGCTGGATCTGGGCCGTCCGCCTGATCAAGACCCGTTCGCTGGGCGCGACCGCCTGTCGCGGCGGCCATGTCCGGGTGAACGGCGAGCGGGTGAAGCCCGCGTACTCGCTCCGCGTCGGTGACGAGGTGCGCCTGCGACAGGAGGGCCGGGAACGGGTCGTCGTCGTGAAACGGCTGATCCGCAAGCGCGTCGGTGCCCCGGTCGCCGTCCAGTGCTACATCGACAACTCGCCGCCGCCCCCGCCCCGCGAGGCCGTCGCCCCGGCGGGCATCCGCGACCGCGGCGCCGGCCGCCCGACCAAGCGCGACCGCCGCGAGATGGACCGGCTCCGGGGGCTGGAAGGCCTGAGCAGCTCTCGGAGGGACGCGGGGACCAGGCCCTAA